A DNA window from Synchiropus splendidus isolate RoL2022-P1 chromosome 2, RoL_Sspl_1.0, whole genome shotgun sequence contains the following coding sequences:
- the LOC128753667 gene encoding polymeric immunoglobulin receptor-like: MIITLILGEQKGQIHIGLHFERSLRNANTVTRERKKKLPTQPVQFQEASEEKKMRQSLKIIFGFITAACVRVLPATGNQPKTCSSGSVHVTGFVGLSVCIKCAYPPQMKNGVKEFCRVNGDECSNIISAYSSNTTRKDRFRLEDHKQQAHYRVTMSELTVDDSGKYLCRVNYGETHGCLTEVTLAVKKLDDVEPTVVPGVLGRSAAITCPYHDSHRDDDKCLCKGADPRTCDVQKIVPGREFKRSNYFRVVIRNLTKKDIDTYWCCSNTTWRHGVFQIKLSHSEHHQRKGKSDSSSSEVTDASEKREGSGTQSSDGRNIPKVISVVVGVLLVVTASVASVALYKLKLSRNTGRSAERQEHPPHSFKEHREDHQYEEISEPPCAQTPGRQLTTVYVTVNRPEENLQYASVHFQKNTDDKVE; this comes from the exons AAAGATCCCTTCGTAATGCAAATACTGTAACACGcgagagaaagaagaagctgcCCACACAGCCAGTTCAGTTTCAGGAAGCATCAGAAGAGAAAAAGATGAGACAGTCACTGAAGATCATCTTCGGCTTTATCACAG CGGCCTGCGTGAGGGTTTTGCCTGCCACTGGGAATCAACCGAAAACAT GTAGCAGTGGATCTGTTCATGTGACTGGCTTTGTTGGATTGTCTGTCTGCATCAAATGCGCATATCCACCTCAGATGAAAAATGGTGTGAAGGAATTCTGCAGAGTCAATGGAGACGAGTGCTCCAACATCATTTCTGCCTACTCGTCAAATACCACAAGAAAAGACAGGTTTCGCCTGGAGGATCACAAACAACAAGCGCACTACAGGGTGACCATGTCAGAACTGACCGTGGATGACAGTGGAAAGTATCTGTGCCGTGTTAACTACGGTGAAACACATGGCTGTTTGACTGAAGTCACCTTGGCAGTGAAGA AGTTGGATGATGTTGAGCCGACTGTGGTCCCTGGTGTTCTTGGCAGAAGCGCTGCGATCACTTGTCCCTATCACGACAGTCACAGGGATGATGACAAGTGTCTGTGCAAGGGAGCGGATCCCCGCACTTGTGATGTCCAGAAAATTGTTCCGGGCCGTGAGTTCAAAAGGTCAAACTACTTCCGTGTGGTCATCAGAAATCTGACCAAGAAGGACATCGATACTTACTGGTGCTGCTCAAATACAACATGGCGCCACGGAGTTTTCCAAATAAAGCTTTCTCATT CTGAACATCATCAAAGAAAGGGGAAGAGCGACTCTTCATCTAGCGAGGTCACTGACGCGTCTGAGAAAAGAGAGGGATCAGGCACACAGTCATCTGACGGCCGAAATATTCCCAAAG TGATTTCCGTTGTTGTTGGTGTGCTGTTGGTCGTGACAGCGTCTGTGGCATCTGTGGCACTTTACAAACTGAAGCTCAGCAGGAACACAG GGCGCAGTGCGGAGAGGCAGGAACATCCTCCACACAGTTTTAAG GAACACCGGGAGGATCACCAGTATGAGGAGATCAGTGAACCGCCTTGCGCACAGACTCCAGGACGCCAGTTGACCACCGTTTATGTCACTGTCAATCGTCCAGAAGAGAACCTTCAATACGCTTCCGTTCATTTCCAGAAAAACACTGACGATAAAGTGGAGTAG